The following proteins come from a genomic window of Synechococcus sp. BIOS-E4-1:
- a CDS encoding DUF1651 domain-containing protein, with protein MPDGPALLKKRWEMRYADAVALWKELQRSG; from the coding sequence ATGCCAGATGGTCCGGCTTTGCTCAAGAAACGCTGGGAGATGCGATACGCGGACGCCGTTGCTCTCTGGAAAGAGCTTCAACGCAGTGGATAG
- a CDS encoding rhodanese-related sulfurtransferase — protein MSRVSGDYLVAAFYAFTSLAPDELGSLLTDLPQLALREQVVGSVLLAPEGVNGTISGPDRGVTMILEYLRSKITLGDAHFERLQVKRSRCSRQVFRRFKARRKREIVSLGQPCADPRRNVGTYVDPHHWNELVDDPDTLVIDTRNRYEVAVGSFVGSLDPETETFRDFPDWVEQHLRPLVERMSPARIAMFCTGGIRCEKASSFLQQRGFPEVHHLKGGILNYLDQVPEEQSRWEGECFVFDQRVALNHQLEPGEHSLCHACGLPLTPKQRQLESYIPGVQCLQCRDRFTDGDRARFAMRQSQLKHGHLNQSSGWPSSPDKHG, from the coding sequence GTGTCACGTGTCTCAGGGGATTACCTTGTCGCCGCCTTTTACGCCTTCACCTCGCTTGCGCCTGATGAACTGGGGTCCTTGCTGACAGATCTGCCTCAACTGGCGTTGCGCGAACAGGTTGTGGGTTCTGTGTTGCTGGCACCGGAAGGAGTGAATGGCACGATCAGCGGCCCCGACCGGGGAGTGACCATGATCCTGGAGTACCTGCGCAGCAAGATCACACTTGGGGATGCCCATTTCGAGCGCCTTCAGGTGAAGCGGAGCCGCTGTAGCCGCCAGGTGTTCCGTCGTTTCAAGGCCCGTCGCAAGCGCGAGATCGTCAGTCTGGGGCAGCCTTGTGCAGATCCCCGGCGCAATGTGGGCACCTACGTCGACCCGCATCACTGGAACGAGCTTGTGGATGACCCCGACACGCTGGTCATCGACACCCGTAATCGCTACGAGGTGGCTGTTGGCAGCTTCGTCGGTTCCCTGGACCCGGAAACGGAGACGTTCCGGGATTTCCCTGACTGGGTGGAACAGCATCTCCGCCCGCTGGTTGAGCGTATGTCACCGGCTCGCATCGCCATGTTCTGTACCGGTGGAATCCGTTGTGAGAAGGCCAGCAGCTTTCTGCAACAGCGTGGATTCCCCGAGGTTCATCATCTCAAGGGCGGCATTCTCAACTATCTGGATCAGGTGCCTGAAGAGCAAAGCCGCTGGGAGGGTGAGTGTTTCGTTTTCGATCAACGCGTGGCCCTCAACCATCAGCTCGAGCCTGGCGAGCACAGCCTGTGTCATGCCTGTGGTCTGCCGCTGACGCCGAAGCAGCGGCAATTGGAGAGTTACATCCCCGGAGTGCAGTGTCTGCAATGCAGGGACCGTTTCACCGATGGCGACCGGGCACGCTTCGCGATGCGGCAGAGCCAGCTCAAGCATGGCCACCTCAACCAATCATCCGGCTGGCCATCCAGCCCTGATAAGCACGGATGA
- a CDS encoding isoprenyl transferase — MSQRLAVSTDQAAPRCCPEGLDPRRMPGHIAVIMDGNGRWAKARGLPRVMGHRAGVEALKSTLRSCSDWGVEALTAYAFSTENWSRPGDEVNFLMTLFESVLQRELQALEQEQVRIRFLGDLDALPAKLQSLIAEATHRTSGNSGIHFNVCTNYGGRRELVRASQRLAERVARGELQPSQIDEDALAAELFTAGERDPDLLIRTSGERRISNFLLWQLAYAEIHVTDLFWPDFDAEALELALQDYQGRQRRFGGLQSIEPHALGS, encoded by the coding sequence TTGAGCCAAAGACTGGCTGTCAGTACTGATCAAGCGGCACCCCGGTGCTGTCCTGAGGGACTGGATCCACGCAGGATGCCTGGTCATATCGCGGTGATCATGGACGGCAACGGGCGCTGGGCAAAAGCTCGAGGTCTGCCACGGGTCATGGGACACAGGGCCGGTGTTGAAGCGCTCAAATCCACCCTCAGGTCATGTAGCGACTGGGGTGTTGAAGCACTCACCGCCTATGCCTTCTCCACCGAGAACTGGTCCCGGCCAGGTGACGAGGTGAATTTTCTGATGACTCTGTTTGAAAGCGTTCTACAGCGGGAGCTGCAAGCGCTTGAGCAGGAACAGGTGCGGATCCGCTTCCTCGGAGATTTGGACGCACTGCCGGCCAAGCTGCAGTCACTGATCGCTGAAGCCACGCATCGGACCTCTGGAAACAGCGGCATTCACTTCAATGTCTGCACGAATTACGGCGGTCGTCGTGAGTTGGTGCGTGCCAGCCAGCGGCTGGCGGAACGCGTGGCTCGTGGAGAGTTGCAGCCATCGCAGATCGATGAAGATGCACTGGCAGCTGAATTGTTCACGGCAGGGGAGCGTGATCCGGATCTGTTGATCAGGACCAGCGGCGAGCGGCGGATCAGTAATTTCCTGCTCTGGCAGCTGGCTTACGCCGAGATCCATGTCACCGATCTTTTCTGGCCGGATTTCGACGCTGAGGCTCTCGAGCTCGCTCTGCAGGATTACCAGGGCCGTCAGAGACGTTTTGGTGGACTTCAGTCCATCGAGCCCCACGCTCTGGGATCCTGA
- a CDS encoding DMT family transporter, with translation MVAALHNEKKQGLAYRYALLFLIALIWGSQFLFNHFALQVFTAESVAWLRAAIGFLTLSFFMALAPGSRDSKTNGFSGSRYWLQIILVGFFEATLPFFLVAWGQQHVNSAVAAILMSLVAIFTLVLVVMFVRDESVTKGKFIGIMLGFIGVVVLLWPQFSQSTGTGSALGSLAILAAAMSFAVSLVLIRRLPQAGSPVLTARNILFCGTVELGAVLLLMRQPLVHHPLQTSAVIALLAQGVLAGGVVYVLYVRLVNVAGATFAGFANYLVPVVGVFLGVFFLKDHLPLSAYFSILIIALAIFAAEWRPVRLDSVD, from the coding sequence GTGGTAGCGGCATTGCATAACGAAAAAAAACAGGGATTGGCCTATCGCTATGCCCTTCTCTTTCTGATCGCCTTGATCTGGGGGTCGCAATTTCTTTTTAACCACTTTGCCTTGCAGGTCTTTACGGCTGAATCTGTGGCATGGCTGAGGGCGGCAATTGGATTTCTAACGCTCAGTTTTTTCATGGCTTTAGCACCAGGATCACGAGATTCAAAGACCAATGGATTCTCTGGTTCACGCTATTGGCTGCAGATCATTCTTGTTGGTTTTTTTGAGGCGACATTGCCTTTCTTTTTAGTTGCATGGGGACAGCAGCATGTTAATAGTGCTGTCGCTGCAATCCTGATGTCACTTGTGGCAATATTCACGCTTGTATTGGTTGTAATGTTTGTGAGAGATGAGTCTGTTACCAAAGGCAAATTCATTGGAATCATGCTCGGCTTCATTGGCGTCGTTGTTCTTCTCTGGCCGCAGTTCAGCCAATCCACTGGTACAGGAAGCGCACTTGGGAGCCTGGCCATCCTTGCTGCTGCTATGAGCTTTGCCGTTAGCCTTGTGCTGATTCGTCGATTGCCTCAGGCCGGCTCTCCTGTTCTTACCGCTAGAAATATCCTTTTCTGTGGAACTGTTGAGTTGGGCGCAGTTTTATTGCTAATGAGGCAGCCTTTAGTGCATCACCCCTTACAGACCAGTGCAGTGATTGCTTTATTGGCTCAAGGAGTTCTAGCTGGTGGTGTCGTCTACGTTTTGTACGTACGTCTTGTTAACGTGGCAGGTGCTACTTTTGCTGGGTTTGCTAACTATCTCGTCCCTGTTGTGGGTGTTTTCTTGGGAGTCTTTTTCTTGAAAGACCATTTGCCGCTCAGTGCCTATTTTTCAATTCTGATTATTGCTTTAGCCATATTTGCAGCCGAATGGAGGCCAGTTCGTCTTGATTCTGTTGATTAA
- the cdaA gene encoding diadenylate cyclase CdaA, with amino-acid sequence MEVLQLRLLLDVLCASLLGFLLFTRVNEQRTLWLLRGYLFLVALAWFVKRFFNLPLTSTLIDALVLACSLSLAILWQGELRRLMELLGTGRLAVLLGNPQSKMRATASTVAQLTDAAGRLSKSRRGALIVVDLGSDLRPEDFLNPGVTIDAQLSSELLLNLFASDTPLHDGAVVIKGSRIISAGVILPLSRQGISRYGTRHLAALGITERFDRCICVVISEETGTLSLANQGRLERPITSSRLQDLLTELIAASVSTAPVKSPSPRSVSSGTQDSLP; translated from the coding sequence TTGGAGGTGTTGCAACTGCGCCTTCTTCTAGATGTCCTCTGCGCTTCTCTCCTCGGCTTTTTGCTCTTCACCAGAGTCAATGAGCAAAGAACGCTTTGGCTGTTGCGGGGCTACCTCTTCCTCGTCGCGCTGGCCTGGTTCGTCAAGCGCTTTTTCAATCTGCCGCTGACCTCAACGCTCATTGATGCGTTGGTCCTTGCCTGCTCGTTGTCGCTGGCCATTCTCTGGCAGGGAGAGTTGCGTCGGTTGATGGAACTTCTCGGCACGGGCCGTCTTGCTGTGTTGCTGGGAAATCCCCAGAGCAAAATGAGGGCGACTGCCAGCACCGTTGCCCAGCTCACCGACGCGGCGGGTCGCCTGTCTAAGAGTCGTCGTGGGGCCTTGATTGTTGTCGATCTCGGCAGTGATCTGAGACCGGAGGATTTTCTCAATCCTGGCGTCACCATTGATGCCCAGCTCAGCAGTGAACTGCTGCTGAATCTGTTCGCTTCCGATACGCCTCTTCACGACGGTGCCGTTGTGATCAAGGGCAGCCGCATCATCTCTGCGGGGGTGATCCTGCCGTTGTCACGGCAGGGCATCAGTCGCTACGGCACGCGGCATCTGGCGGCTCTGGGTATCACTGAGCGGTTTGACCGCTGCATCTGCGTGGTGATTTCCGAAGAGACCGGTACCTTGTCTCTGGCAAACCAGGGACGTCTGGAACGCCCGATCACGAGCTCACGCTTGCAGGATTTGCTCACCGAGTTGATTGCTGCGTCTGTGTCGACCGCGCCGGTGAAATCACCATCTCCGCGTAGCGTGAGTTCAGGCACACAGGATTCACTGCCTTGA
- a CDS encoding ATP-dependent Clp protease ATP-binding subunit — protein MFERFTEKAIKVIMLAQEEARRLGHNFVGTEQILLGLIGEGTGVAAKVLKSMGVNLKDARVEVEKIIGRGSGFVAVEIPFTPRAKRVLELSLEEARQLGHNYIGTEHLLLGLIREGEGVAARVLENLGVDLAKVRTQVIRMLGETAEVGAGGGGGSGSKGSTKTPTLDEFGSNLTQLASEAKLDPVVGRHNEIDRVIQILGRRTKNNPVLIGEPGVGKTAIAEGLAQRIQQGDIPDILEDKRVLTLDIGLLVAGTKYRGEFEERLKKIMEEIKGAGNVILVIDEVHTLIGAGAAEGAIDAANILKPALARGELQCIGATTLDEYRKHIERDAALERRFQPVNVGEPSIEDTIEILRGLRERYEQHHRLRITDEALEAAATLGDRYISDRFLPDKAIDLIDEAGSRVRLLNSKLPPEAKEVDKELRTVQKEKEDAVREQDFARAGELRDKEVELREKIRTLLQNSRQDTSSESAESSETSESSAESSAFGSDQTSFQGAVAESTTPVVSEEDIAQIVASWTGVPVQKLTESESVKLLNMEETLHKRLIGQDEAVKAVSKAIRRARVGLKNPNRPIASFIFSGPTGVGKTELTKALAAYFFGSEDAMIRLDMSEFMERHTVSKLIGSPPGYVGFNEGGQLTEAVRRRPYTVVLFDEIEKAHPDVFNLLLQLLEDGRLTDSKGRTVDFKNTLIIMTSNIGSKVIEKGGGGLGFEFSGDENAEENQYNRIKSLVNEELKQYFRPEFLNRLDEIIVFRQLNREEVKEIAEIMLREVFNRIGEKGITLSVSDAFKERLVEEGYNPAYGARPLRRAVMRLLEDSLAEEVLSGRIKDGDSAEVDVEDGKVVVKHLTAVPSETPALAGAGL, from the coding sequence ATGTTCGAGAGGTTTACCGAGAAGGCCATCAAGGTGATCATGCTTGCCCAAGAAGAGGCAAGACGACTCGGTCACAATTTCGTGGGAACTGAGCAAATCCTGCTCGGGCTGATCGGTGAAGGAACTGGTGTTGCAGCAAAAGTGCTGAAGTCCATGGGTGTGAACCTCAAGGATGCCCGCGTTGAGGTTGAAAAAATCATTGGCCGCGGATCTGGTTTCGTCGCCGTAGAAATTCCATTCACACCGCGTGCCAAGCGTGTTCTCGAGCTTTCTCTTGAGGAGGCCCGTCAACTGGGTCACAACTACATCGGCACGGAGCATTTGCTTCTTGGCCTGATCCGTGAAGGAGAGGGTGTTGCAGCGCGCGTTCTTGAAAATCTCGGGGTGGATCTGGCCAAGGTCCGCACTCAGGTGATCCGGATGCTCGGCGAAACCGCTGAAGTTGGAGCTGGAGGCGGTGGTGGCTCTGGTTCCAAAGGATCCACCAAAACACCCACGCTCGATGAATTCGGCAGCAATCTCACACAGTTGGCCAGTGAGGCCAAGCTTGATCCGGTGGTGGGACGTCACAACGAAATTGATCGTGTCATTCAGATCCTTGGCCGCCGCACCAAGAACAATCCTGTGCTGATCGGTGAGCCGGGTGTTGGCAAAACGGCCATTGCTGAAGGTCTGGCTCAGCGCATCCAACAGGGTGATATTCCCGACATCCTCGAAGACAAGCGTGTTCTCACTCTCGATATCGGTCTTCTGGTTGCCGGGACCAAATACCGAGGTGAATTCGAGGAGCGCCTCAAAAAAATTATGGAGGAAATCAAGGGCGCCGGCAATGTGATTCTTGTGATCGACGAGGTGCACACATTGATTGGCGCGGGTGCCGCAGAGGGTGCCATTGATGCTGCCAATATCCTCAAACCAGCCCTTGCCAGAGGCGAGCTGCAATGCATCGGCGCCACCACACTGGATGAGTACCGGAAGCACATTGAGAGAGATGCGGCTCTGGAACGACGCTTCCAGCCGGTCAACGTCGGTGAACCTTCCATCGAGGACACCATCGAAATTCTGCGTGGACTGCGTGAGCGCTACGAACAGCATCACCGCCTGCGCATCACCGATGAAGCCCTGGAAGCCGCGGCCACCCTCGGCGATCGCTACATCTCCGATCGCTTTCTGCCTGACAAGGCAATCGATCTGATCGATGAGGCCGGCAGCCGCGTGCGGCTGCTGAATTCAAAGCTCCCCCCTGAAGCCAAGGAAGTCGACAAAGAGCTGCGCACAGTTCAGAAAGAGAAAGAAGATGCCGTCCGGGAGCAGGACTTTGCCCGTGCCGGTGAACTGCGAGACAAGGAAGTAGAACTGCGTGAAAAAATTCGCACACTGCTTCAGAACAGCCGCCAGGATACGTCCAGCGAATCTGCCGAATCCAGCGAAACCTCCGAATCCTCGGCTGAGTCATCAGCGTTTGGCTCCGATCAGACGTCCTTCCAGGGTGCTGTTGCCGAATCAACCACCCCGGTGGTCAGCGAAGAGGACATTGCCCAGATCGTGGCGTCCTGGACCGGTGTTCCCGTGCAGAAGCTCACCGAAAGTGAGTCCGTCAAGTTGCTGAATATGGAAGAGACGCTTCACAAGCGTCTGATCGGACAGGACGAAGCTGTGAAAGCAGTTTCCAAAGCGATTCGCCGAGCACGCGTTGGTCTCAAGAATCCGAATCGTCCGATTGCCAGCTTCATCTTCTCCGGACCAACAGGTGTAGGCAAAACAGAACTGACAAAAGCCCTGGCTGCGTACTTCTTCGGAAGTGAAGACGCCATGATCCGTCTAGACATGTCGGAATTCATGGAGAGACATACGGTCAGTAAACTGATCGGTTCACCTCCTGGTTATGTGGGCTTCAATGAGGGTGGCCAGCTTACTGAGGCTGTACGAAGACGCCCTTACACCGTTGTTCTATTCGACGAGATTGAAAAAGCGCATCCCGATGTGTTCAATCTCCTCCTGCAACTACTTGAAGACGGACGTCTCACCGATTCCAAAGGTCGCACTGTTGATTTCAAAAACACTCTGATCATCATGACTTCGAACATTGGTTCGAAAGTGATTGAGAAAGGTGGTGGTGGACTTGGTTTCGAATTCTCTGGTGATGAAAACGCCGAGGAGAATCAGTACAACCGCATCAAATCGCTCGTCAATGAAGAGCTCAAACAGTACTTCCGTCCTGAATTCCTCAATCGTCTTGATGAAATCATTGTGTTCAGGCAACTGAATCGCGAGGAAGTCAAGGAGATCGCAGAAATCATGTTGCGCGAGGTCTTCAATCGCATCGGTGAAAAAGGAATCACTCTGTCTGTTTCCGATGCTTTCAAGGAACGTCTTGTCGAGGAGGGATACAACCCCGCCTA
- a CDS encoding DUF952 domain-containing protein, with protein MSERPVLYSFRRCPYAMRARWALLQAGQIVHWREIALKDKPAPMLEASPKGTVPVLVLADGTVIDESLAVMSWALNQADPSDLCRQGSSKAQDCIRQLIEVNDTTFKHHLDRFKYSDRYPGQSRQEHQQRGLGVLRSWSERIGDCGGWLVDGRCSLADGALWPFVRQWRIADPEGFDADEALEPLRRWLMRFLQHPDFERLMQRADPWHPGGLQPLFPADAVDVPADQPLFHLALAEDWNAASRSGQYGISTRGLHLDQVGFIHLSWREQVAGTYERFYADADSVLLLTIDAAQLTSPLRADAIPSGELFPHLYGPLPIKAVIDASPLTGAES; from the coding sequence ATGAGCGAAAGACCTGTTCTTTACAGCTTCCGTCGCTGTCCATATGCGATGCGCGCCCGTTGGGCCCTGCTGCAAGCAGGCCAGATCGTGCATTGGAGGGAAATTGCACTCAAGGACAAACCGGCGCCGATGCTCGAGGCTTCTCCGAAAGGAACGGTGCCGGTTCTGGTTCTCGCTGACGGCACGGTGATCGATGAAAGTCTTGCCGTGATGTCCTGGGCGCTCAACCAGGCGGACCCGAGCGATCTCTGCCGGCAGGGCTCAAGCAAGGCGCAGGACTGCATCCGGCAGCTGATTGAGGTCAACGACACAACCTTCAAGCACCATCTCGATCGCTTCAAATACAGCGATCGCTATCCGGGGCAGTCCAGACAGGAGCATCAGCAGCGGGGGTTGGGCGTGTTGCGGAGTTGGTCTGAGCGGATTGGTGACTGTGGTGGCTGGCTTGTGGATGGCCGCTGTTCGCTTGCTGACGGTGCGCTCTGGCCGTTTGTGCGTCAGTGGCGTATCGCTGATCCTGAAGGATTTGATGCTGATGAAGCTTTGGAGCCGCTGCGCCGATGGTTGATGCGCTTTCTGCAGCATCCGGATTTTGAGCGCCTGATGCAGAGGGCTGATCCCTGGCACCCCGGAGGGCTTCAGCCCCTGTTCCCCGCAGATGCCGTTGACGTTCCAGCTGACCAGCCCTTGTTCCATCTGGCGCTGGCTGAAGACTGGAATGCTGCAAGCCGCTCAGGCCAGTACGGCATCTCAACCCGTGGTCTGCATCTCGATCAGGTGGGATTTATTCATCTGTCCTGGCGAGAACAGGTGGCGGGCACCTATGAGCGCTTCTATGCGGATGCGGACTCTGTGCTCCTGCTCACCATTGATGCGGCACAGCTGACCTCTCCTCTGCGCGCCGATGCAATTCCAAGCGGGGAGTTGTTCCCGCACCTCTATGGACCCTTGCCGATCAAAGCTGTGATTGATGCCAGTCCCTTGACAGGTGCGGAGAGCTGA
- a CDS encoding GNAT family N-acetyltransferase has translation MAVNARRLGPDDLSACLRLDRLALKGLWTKQQWESELSENNRLVMGIDTEDRSLIALASGWLVLDELQIMAVAVDPMHQRRGFGARVLQSIIDRASSLGAVSATLEVAATNAAGRAFYAHSGFCITGRRTGYYANGDDALLQSRSIGSGRDFRTDQTE, from the coding sequence GTGGCCGTCAACGCACGACGACTGGGTCCCGACGACCTCAGTGCCTGCCTGCGGCTTGATCGCCTTGCCTTGAAGGGGCTCTGGACGAAACAGCAGTGGGAGAGCGAGCTTTCAGAGAACAACCGGCTGGTGATGGGCATCGACACCGAGGATCGAAGCCTGATCGCCCTGGCCTCTGGATGGCTGGTTCTTGATGAACTTCAGATCATGGCTGTGGCGGTGGATCCGATGCATCAACGCCGCGGTTTCGGAGCGAGGGTGCTGCAGTCGATCATCGATCGGGCTTCATCTCTAGGAGCAGTGTCAGCCACCCTTGAAGTGGCAGCAACGAATGCCGCGGGCCGGGCCTTCTACGCCCACAGCGGTTTCTGCATCACAGGTCGCAGAACCGGTTACTACGCAAACGGCGACGATGCCCTGCTTCAGTCGAGATCAATCGGAAGTGGTAGGGATTTCCGCACTGATCAAACTGAATAA
- the lysA gene encoding diaminopimelate decarboxylase has protein sequence MPQPYESGCDLNSPNRNLAPITAELDDQGRLAVGGCALSELAKRYGTPLYVLDEASIRQACQAYRNALKRHYPGPSLAIYASKANSSLALTALVASEGLGLDAVSAGELMTALDGGMPAERVVLHGNNKSVEELALAYGHDVMVVADNQHDLDCLEKIVPEGGQPVRLMLRFTPGIECHTHEYIRTGHLDSKFGFDPDQLEPVLRRLQGCSWARVEGLHAHIGSQIFELEPHRDLAAVMADALGLALELGHPVRDLNVGGGLGIRYVESDDPPTIDAWVKVVAEAVVAACRERGLELPRLLCEPGRSLVAPSGVTVYTVGSRKVVPGIRTYLSVDGGMSDNPRPITYQSLYTTCLADRPLAGAEETVTLAGKHCESGDVLLKDLAFPACSSGEILAVFATGAYNASMSSNYNRIPRPAAVLVHAGDAELVQRREQPEDLLRYDLMPERLRSVN, from the coding sequence ATGCCACAGCCCTACGAATCAGGGTGTGACCTGAACAGTCCGAATCGCAATCTTGCGCCGATCACAGCAGAACTTGACGATCAGGGCCGTCTCGCGGTCGGGGGCTGTGCTTTGAGCGAGCTGGCCAAGCGCTATGGCACGCCTCTTTATGTTCTGGACGAAGCCAGCATTCGTCAGGCCTGCCAGGCTTACCGCAACGCACTGAAGCGTCACTACCCAGGGCCATCACTGGCGATCTATGCCTCGAAGGCCAACAGCTCATTAGCTCTGACGGCCCTGGTGGCGTCGGAGGGTTTGGGGCTTGATGCCGTCTCGGCGGGTGAATTAATGACCGCCCTGGATGGCGGCATGCCTGCCGAGAGGGTGGTGCTTCACGGCAATAACAAATCGGTCGAAGAGCTGGCGTTGGCTTACGGCCATGACGTGATGGTGGTGGCGGACAACCAGCACGACCTGGATTGTCTTGAAAAGATTGTTCCTGAAGGCGGGCAGCCTGTACGGCTGATGCTTCGCTTCACGCCCGGTATTGAGTGTCATACCCACGAGTACATCCGCACGGGGCATCTCGACAGCAAGTTTGGCTTTGACCCTGATCAGCTCGAGCCTGTGCTCCGCAGGCTCCAGGGCTGTTCCTGGGCGAGGGTTGAAGGCCTTCATGCCCATATCGGCTCACAGATTTTTGAGCTTGAGCCCCATCGCGACCTGGCCGCTGTCATGGCCGATGCGCTGGGTCTGGCCCTTGAACTCGGCCATCCCGTCCGGGATCTGAATGTTGGAGGAGGACTGGGAATCCGCTACGTGGAAAGCGACGATCCACCGACAATCGATGCCTGGGTGAAAGTCGTGGCTGAAGCCGTCGTGGCGGCCTGCAGAGAGCGAGGTCTTGAGTTGCCGCGTTTGCTCTGCGAGCCAGGCCGGTCGCTGGTGGCGCCCTCAGGTGTGACGGTCTATACCGTCGGTTCCCGCAAGGTGGTGCCGGGGATCCGAACCTATCTGTCTGTTGATGGAGGCATGAGTGACAACCCCAGGCCGATCACGTATCAATCTCTCTACACCACATGTTTGGCGGACCGTCCACTGGCAGGTGCTGAAGAAACAGTGACTCTGGCGGGTAAGCACTGTGAGTCGGGAGATGTGCTGCTCAAGGATCTTGCTTTCCCTGCCTGCAGCAGTGGCGAGATTCTGGCGGTCTTCGCCACCGGTGCTTACAACGCTTCGATGAGTTCCAATTACAACCGCATTCCAAGACCAGCCGCTGTACTTGTGCATGCAGGAGATGCTGAGCTGGTTCAGCGTCGAGAGCAGCCTGAAGATCTGCTGCGTTACGACCTGATGCCTGAGCGGTTGCGCTCTGTAAACTAG
- the bioB gene encoding biotin synthase BioB yields MTDTVDLRHDWSLEEIQDLLDLPLMDLLWRAQSVHRAANPGYRVQLASLLSVKTGGCEEDCAYCSQSMYHSSDVAGQADLEVKAVLERARAAADAGADRFCMGWAWREIREGPAFESMLRMVRGVRELGLEACVTAGMLTDTQAERLAEAGLTAYNHNLDTSPEHYDRIITTRTYEERLETLQRVRRAGVTLCCGGIIGMGETLRDRASMLRVLACIDPHPESVPINGLVAVEGTPLEGLPTVDPLELVRMVAVARILMPFSRVRLSAGREELNREAQILCLQAGADSIFYGDTLLTTGNPAVDADRALLEAAGVQASWHEQSLEKQPEQEIAAA; encoded by the coding sequence ATGACGGACACGGTGGACCTACGCCACGACTGGAGTCTTGAGGAGATCCAAGACCTTCTTGACCTTCCGCTGATGGATCTGCTCTGGCGCGCCCAAAGCGTGCATCGGGCTGCCAATCCTGGTTACCGGGTTCAGCTGGCGTCCTTGCTCAGCGTCAAGACCGGTGGCTGCGAGGAGGACTGCGCCTACTGCTCTCAGTCGATGTACCACAGCAGTGATGTCGCTGGTCAGGCTGATTTAGAGGTGAAGGCTGTCCTGGAGCGGGCTCGTGCGGCTGCGGATGCTGGTGCGGATCGCTTCTGCATGGGCTGGGCCTGGAGAGAAATCCGTGAAGGACCGGCCTTTGAGTCGATGCTGAGGATGGTTCGAGGCGTTCGTGAGCTGGGCCTTGAAGCCTGCGTGACTGCAGGAATGCTGACGGACACGCAGGCGGAGCGTCTGGCCGAAGCCGGACTCACGGCGTACAACCACAACCTCGACACCAGTCCGGAGCACTACGACCGGATCATCACCACCCGAACCTATGAGGAGAGGCTGGAGACACTGCAGCGCGTGCGTCGTGCCGGAGTCACGCTCTGTTGCGGTGGAATCATCGGCATGGGTGAAACGCTTCGGGACCGTGCCTCGATGCTGCGGGTCCTCGCCTGCATCGACCCGCACCCTGAGAGCGTCCCGATCAATGGTCTGGTGGCTGTTGAGGGAACACCGCTCGAGGGTCTGCCCACCGTTGATCCGCTTGAGCTGGTGCGGATGGTGGCCGTCGCCAGAATTCTGATGCCGTTTAGCCGCGTGCGTCTGAGCGCCGGCCGGGAAGAACTCAATCGGGAAGCTCAGATCCTCTGCCTTCAGGCCGGTGCCGATTCAATTTTTTACGGCGATACCTTGCTCACAACCGGTAACCCAGCTGTGGATGCCGACCGGGCCCTGCTTGAAGCTGCAGGTGTTCAGGCCAGCTGGCATGAACAGTCACTCGAGAAGCAGCCTGAGCAGGAGATAGCAGCGGCATGA